ACTGCACCCCATGAGATGACGTCGGGGCGAACGTCGGTTCACTCGGGTCCGTCCGCATTCGGTAACAAGGCGACCGGGCGCAGGCACGACGGTGTTCAGGCCGCGTCCGTCGCGGTGCGGCGCCCGTGGCCGCTGCGACCCTGGGCAGGGCCACCAGGCGCTCCCATCCTGGCCGCAAAACGGTTCGCCGGCGGTCCACCGCGTATGCGACCACCGCCACGCCCAGCCCCGGCAACGCCGGTGCCACCCTGGTCGGCATCGGTGACGTCACGCCCAAGCCCGGCCACGAGTGCCGGACCGCTGAGCCACACTTCCCCTTGGAGCGTTCGATCACAGTCCGGGCGCGCGAGCTGTGGGGAGAGCGGCCTCTACAGGTCGAGTTCCAGGTGCTCCACGTCCGTGAACCGCACCTCCTCCGGGCTTCCGGCGCGGCGGCCGCCGTCCTGGAAGCAGACCTCCTTGAGCGCTTCGGCCGCGATCTCCTGCAGGCGGGCGTCGCTGGCACCCTGCTCCTGGGCCTCGAAGAAGCGGGCGGCGTGGACGGGCGGCAGGACGACGGTCAGGTGCTCGTCCTGCCCCAGGCCGTGCCGCAGGTGGTGGATGAACACGTCGGTCATACCGAGGCTGAGGAACGTGGTGATCGTCAGCAGCACGGCCAGCGCCCGCAGCACCGGCGTGCGCCGCAGGAAAGCGGCACCGGTGCGCAGGTCGTGCGCGCGCGTGGGGCCGCTCGCCGGCCCGCCGTCCGGCGGCCGTTCGGTGGGCCTGAGCCTGATGGCGGCCAGGCCGAGGAGGGAGGTCCCGAAACTGCCCGCGTTGATCGCCACCGTCGCCGTGGGCCCGAGGGACCCGGAGACCACACCCGCCAGGGCGGGCCCGGCGATGTACGCGACCGCGTCGGTGGCCTCCAGGCGGCCGTTCGCCGCGGCGATCTGGTCCTTGCCGAGACGGGCAACCCCGTGCCCAGTGCAGCTCCGGCAGGTGGTCGAAGTTCATGCCGTGGACGGAGGCGACCAGCGCCGGGTGGACAGGATCGCCGCCCACGACGAAATCCTCTTCACCTGCTCGCCCCATTCGGAGGTCTCCTCCGTGAAGCGGCGGCTCTCCTCGCCCCGGGCAGGGCTCGCGCTCGACATGCGCCGCACGGCTTCGTTCTGCTCCATCGTCACAGCGCGGAGCGGGCGGTCAGGGCGTTCTCCAGCGGCGACCTGGCACCGTCGACGCGTTCCGTCACCCGGATCGCGTGGTCCAGCACGTCGCGTAGCCTGTCCTGCACATCGTCGCCGGTGCCGAGCCGCGCCGAACAGACCGGGCCAAGTAGGTGGACGAAGCAATACTGGTCGTTTGAGGAGCCTCAAAGCACTGACAGGCGATCCCCTCCGCGGACGGCCTCCACGACCAGCGCGAGCACCTCGGCAACCAGTCACACCAGCTCTTCGAGCTGCGTCTTCAAGCTGGCGGAGGCTCACCGGGTTGCCGCCGACGTGATGTGAGGCATGCGGATGGGGGCGGGCTGAGCGCTGCGGGACAACGGCGCTGGGAAACGGTGCGGATGCAGGCAACTGGGTGGAACGGCGTGCCGCCCCCGCGGGCGCTGCTGGCCGAACAGGACTCGCCCCGGGGCGGCAACCCAGCTTGCGGGGT
This is a stretch of genomic DNA from Streptomyces sp. TG1A-8. It encodes these proteins:
- a CDS encoding MFS transporter yields the protein MAAANGRLEATDAVAYIAGPALAGVVSGSLGPTATVAINAGSFGTSLLGLAAIRLRPTERPPDGGPASGPTRAHDLRTGAAFLRRTPVLRALAVLLTITTFLSLGMTDVFIHHLRHGLGQDEHLTVVLPPVHAARFFEAQEQGASDARLQEIAAEALKEVCFQDGGRRAGSPEEVRFTDVEHLELDL